Proteins encoded by one window of Drosophila melanogaster chromosome X:
- the CG7322 gene encoding uncharacterized protein, isoform A — translation MWTDLAGKVILVTGAGAGIGQALVKQLASAGATVIAVARKPEQLQQLVAFDPVHIQPLQLDLSGWQAVREGLAKVPLLDGLVNNAGVAIIKPFEELTEQDFDTHFDVNIKAVFNVTQSLLPRLKDGASIVNVSSIASSRSFGGHTAYSATKAALDSLTKSLALELGPRKIRVNSVNPTVVLTKMGADNWSDPAKSGPLLAHIPLNRFCEVQEVVDATGYLLSSKSSFVNGHHILLEGGYSVS, via the exons ATGTGGACAGATCTCGCGGGCAAGGTGATCTTGGTGACCGGAGCCGGGGCCGGTATTGGCCAGGCGTTGGTCAAGCAGTTGGCCTCCGCGGGTGCCACCGTCATCGCAGTGGCCAGGAAGCCagagcagctccagcagctgGTGGCCTTCGATCCGGTGCACATCCAGCCGCTGCAATTGGATCTCAGCGGCTGGCAGGCGGTGCGTGAGGGGCTGGCGAAGGTGCCTCTGCTGGACGGTCTGGTCAACAACGCCGGCGTGGCCATCATCAAGCCATTCGAGGAGCTCACCGAACAGGATTTCGACAC CCACTTCGATGTGAACATCAAGGCGGTGTTCAATGTCACCCAATCTCTGCTGCCCCGCTTGAAAGACGGAGCCTCAATTGTCAACGTGTCCTCGATAGCGTCATCCCGATCCTTTGGCGGCCACACGGCCTACAGTGCCACCAAGGCGGCCCTCGATTCGCTGACCAAGTCGCTGGCCTTGGAGCTGGGTCCGCGCAAAATTCGCGTCAATTCCGTTAATCCCACCGTGGTGCTGACCAAAATGGGCGCCGACAATTGGTCGGATCCCGCCAAGAGTGGACCGCTGCTGGCCCACATACCGCTGAATCGGTTCTGCGAGGTGCAGGAGGTGGTGGACGCCACCGGCTATCTGCTGAGCAGCAAGTCGAGCTTCGTGAACGGCCACCACATCCTGCTCGAAGGTGGATATTCCGTTTCCTAA